In Paenibacillus guangzhouensis, a single window of DNA contains:
- a CDS encoding methyl-accepting chemotaxis protein: MIKGLKKWVGKLSILKVKFIAIFLLLSLIPMITLTFILSVQSTAKLKEKVIQEQSLAAQIGADFINAWIGGKIDSIQELIQKNPDFKQGNVSDILSKLTLVEQSDPDVSVITFIDRNAQLTDTNGDKLDGTKFDNVMQVIKDKKVMVSNVYMNSISKKYTIFLEIPILNDQGEFVGAIQPEIDASTLLERIKSIKLGDSGYAYLLSEGGIYIAHPDEKKVSKDFKEFALPDKVSTFENTVFKDEHGNLSYPEKEGTKSAAYSTIEASGWKLIVTAPEDEIYQSVKQIQFKAFLVILISAIVISILAVYVASYMTRPILDISNMMTKVAEGDLTLKLQVKGRDELEKAKENINAMLGAFAEMIRKITVTTEHVAASSEELTAIANDSTQSSEHIVQSVGDIVRGSEIQVQGSEQTSIAMEEMATGIQTITVSASTVADTALSVVDEVVIGNQDILQAKDQMAKMSHTVANTASLVQSLETKSQAIQQTVQLISEIANQTNLLALNASIEAARAGEHGRGFAVVAGEVRKLAEETGHATHHISSHIHEILKSINHAAASMKEGLTEVDMSVVQVEKLGTTFERIQRSVQHVNDQIQEVSAVTEQISAGTEEVSASAHEMSVIVKDSANKLSGISQSANDQHHAMEEILSASESLSSMANELQEMVSKFKV; this comes from the coding sequence ATGATAAAAGGTTTAAAGAAATGGGTAGGTAAATTGAGCATCCTGAAAGTAAAATTCATCGCCATTTTCCTATTACTCTCGTTAATTCCGATGATTACCTTAACATTCATTCTCAGCGTACAATCCACTGCTAAGCTTAAAGAAAAGGTCATTCAAGAACAGTCGCTAGCGGCTCAGATTGGTGCCGACTTCATTAATGCTTGGATCGGTGGGAAAATCGACTCGATTCAAGAGCTGATTCAGAAAAACCCTGACTTTAAGCAAGGCAACGTTAGCGACATTCTCTCGAAATTGACCTTGGTCGAGCAGAGCGACCCTGATGTCAGTGTCATCACGTTCATCGATCGCAACGCTCAGCTTACCGATACCAACGGCGATAAGTTGGATGGAACGAAATTCGACAATGTCATGCAAGTCATCAAAGATAAAAAAGTAATGGTATCCAATGTCTATATGAATTCCATCTCTAAAAAATATACAATATTTCTCGAAATCCCTATCCTGAACGACCAAGGCGAATTTGTCGGCGCGATTCAACCAGAAATCGATGCAAGCACGCTGCTGGAGCGAATTAAGAGCATCAAATTAGGCGACTCTGGTTACGCTTATCTCTTGTCAGAGGGCGGCATTTATATCGCGCATCCGGACGAGAAGAAAGTCAGCAAAGATTTCAAAGAATTCGCATTACCGGACAAGGTCTCCACCTTCGAAAATACCGTGTTCAAAGATGAACATGGAAATCTATCCTACCCGGAGAAGGAAGGCACGAAATCCGCCGCCTACTCAACGATTGAAGCTTCAGGATGGAAGCTGATTGTGACAGCGCCCGAGGATGAGATCTATCAAAGCGTGAAGCAAATCCAGTTCAAAGCGTTCCTCGTGATCTTGATCTCGGCTATCGTCATATCCATCCTTGCCGTATACGTCGCTTCATACATGACAAGACCGATTCTTGATATCTCCAATATGATGACGAAAGTAGCGGAAGGCGATCTAACGCTTAAACTGCAGGTGAAGGGTCGAGACGAGCTCGAGAAGGCCAAGGAAAATATTAATGCGATGCTCGGCGCATTTGCGGAAATGATTCGCAAAATTACAGTGACAACAGAGCATGTTGCTGCTTCTTCCGAGGAGTTGACCGCAATCGCGAACGATTCGACGCAATCATCTGAGCATATTGTACAATCCGTGGGTGACATCGTTCGGGGTTCGGAAATTCAAGTCCAAGGTTCAGAACAGACCAGCATTGCCATGGAAGAGATGGCAACGGGCATTCAGACGATTACTGTCTCAGCTTCCACCGTCGCAGATACGGCACTATCCGTCGTCGATGAGGTCGTGATCGGCAATCAGGACATTCTGCAAGCCAAAGATCAAATGGCCAAGATGAGTCATACCGTCGCGAATACAGCATCCCTCGTCCAATCACTCGAGACGAAGTCGCAGGCGATTCAACAGACGGTTCAACTCATTTCCGAGATTGCCAATCAGACCAACTTGTTAGCATTGAATGCATCCATCGAAGCGGCGCGTGCCGGTGAACATGGCAGGGGATTCGCTGTGGTCGCGGGTGAAGTGCGCAAACTGGCGGAAGAGACAGGACATGCCACCCACCATATCTCAAGCCATATTCACGAGATACTCAAATCGATCAACCACGCTGCAGCATCGATGAAGGAAGGTCTAACGGAAGTCGATATGAGTGTCGTGCAAGTCGAGAAACTGGGCACAACCTTCGAACGCATTCAGCGCTCCGTCCAGCATGTCAACGATCAGATTCAAGAGGTATCTGCTGTGACTGAACAAATCTCGGCCGGAACAGAAGAAGTGTCCGCTTCCGCGCATGAGATGTCCGTTATCGTGAAGGACTCCGCCAACAAGCTCAGCGGGATCTCGCAGTCTGCGAACGATCAACATCATGCTATGGAGGAGATCCTCTCCGCTTCGGAGTCGCTTAGCAGCATGGCGAACGAGCTTCAGGAAATGGTCAGCAAGTTCAAAGTATAA
- a CDS encoding DUF6254 family protein gives MTTSKHRRENADKIRKQTPHAHGKIKSFKELSEF, from the coding sequence ATGACAACTTCCAAACATCGTCGTGAAAATGCCGACAAAATCCGTAAGCAAACTCCGCATGCGCACGGAAAGATCAAGTCTTTTAAGGAATTATCGGAGTTCTAA
- a CDS encoding MDR family MFS transporter — protein MPAWKNVRQIGIVSIGDRGGTVKENNKTLIMIGLLIGIIFSALDETVVTTAMPTIIRDLHGLQLYGWVAGVYMLTMTAFMPILGKLADLFGRKRIYMICMGLFIGGSIISGLATSMEVLLIGRGIQGIGAGGMMPLAMIILGDTYPLEQRAKIQSMIGPIMFLPQLLGPMVGGVIVDQLSWHFVFLINIPIGIVSAIFMAKGLRENRREGKPKIDWAGAAVLLAALVSLLLTPVLKDTQGYEWSSPVIVSLLVLGCVLIGLLVWIESRVEEPIIPLHLFKNRNVVVLSALVFIVGLGLIGCFASFPFYAQNIMGLSPTGAGYLTMAFMLGAVPMSMLNGFTLTKLRYRNVFVVSFILPIIAFFFLSQISVDTSISAIVVYFIIMGAGLGVLFAGDNLIVQESVNKNESGIALSTVQLFQALGTTVGMSLFGSLLASHITNGVSTLKLPAGTAEKIATGGIPKDLAPDIAAQAKTVFAEAFQNLYVIALVMSVLAFVICFFLKNEILSKKVAEEKLVTQDM, from the coding sequence GTGCCAGCATGGAAAAATGTTCGGCAGATCGGCATTGTAAGTATAGGGGATAGAGGTGGAACGGTGAAAGAGAATAACAAGACATTGATCATGATCGGGTTGCTTATCGGCATTATCTTCTCAGCACTCGATGAGACGGTCGTGACAACGGCGATGCCTACGATCATTCGTGATCTGCATGGGCTACAGCTGTATGGGTGGGTTGCTGGAGTATATATGCTGACGATGACCGCATTCATGCCGATTCTTGGCAAGCTGGCGGATTTGTTCGGACGCAAACGCATTTATATGATCTGTATGGGGCTGTTCATCGGTGGATCGATTATTAGCGGTCTCGCGACGTCGATGGAAGTGCTGTTAATTGGTCGGGGAATTCAAGGGATTGGCGCAGGCGGGATGATGCCGCTCGCGATGATCATTCTAGGTGACACCTACCCACTCGAACAGCGGGCTAAAATTCAGAGTATGATCGGACCCATTATGTTCCTGCCACAGTTATTAGGACCTATGGTAGGCGGGGTGATCGTGGATCAATTAAGCTGGCATTTCGTCTTCTTGATTAATATCCCGATTGGGATTGTATCGGCGATCTTTATGGCCAAAGGGCTACGCGAGAACCGGAGAGAAGGCAAACCGAAGATCGACTGGGCGGGTGCTGCTGTTCTCCTCGCAGCGCTGGTGTCGCTGCTTCTGACACCGGTTCTGAAGGATACACAAGGATATGAATGGAGTTCGCCGGTCATTGTCAGCTTGCTCGTCCTTGGCTGCGTATTGATTGGGCTTCTGGTCTGGATTGAATCAAGAGTGGAGGAGCCGATCATTCCACTGCATTTATTCAAGAATCGGAACGTTGTCGTGTTGTCTGCACTTGTATTTATCGTCGGACTCGGATTAATCGGCTGCTTCGCTTCTTTCCCGTTCTATGCGCAGAATATTATGGGATTGTCGCCGACCGGAGCGGGGTACTTAACGATGGCATTCATGCTCGGCGCTGTGCCAATGAGTATGTTAAATGGCTTTACGCTCACGAAATTGCGTTATCGGAACGTGTTCGTCGTGTCCTTTATTCTTCCGATTATCGCTTTCTTCTTCCTATCGCAGATCAGCGTGGATACGTCAATCTCAGCAATCGTCGTCTACTTCATCATTATGGGGGCTGGACTTGGTGTACTGTTCGCGGGCGATAATCTGATTGTGCAGGAGTCCGTGAATAAGAACGAGAGTGGGATTGCGCTCTCGACCGTGCAGTTGTTCCAAGCGTTAGGCACGACCGTCGGCATGAGCTTGTTCGGCAGCCTGCTCGCTTCTCATATTACAAACGGCGTGAGCACATTGAAGCTTCCGGCAGGCACGGCGGAGAAAATTGCGACGGGAGGCATCCCGAAGGACTTGGCACCGGATATCGCGGCTCAGGCGAAGACGGTTTTCGCAGAGGCATTCCAGAATTTATATGTGATTGCGCTCGTGATGTCGGTCCTGGCATTCGTGATTTGTTTCTTCCTGAAGAACGAGATTCTATCGAAGAAAGTCGCGGAGGAGAAGTTGGTTACACAGGATATGTAG
- a CDS encoding alpha/beta hydrolase produces the protein MVKNEGYEQWVKSLQERTEVVNREGLEVIVKKLPDSDNVGELDPRVFQVNVEAAKAREGFQFPDPSQLDMVSFAFMMRKIMGWDNFDVTTSDIRTEARMIPGTDVEVPVRIYTPASAVGKLVPAMIFFHGGGFMGGTLDVVENPCKVVAERAEAVVVSVDYRLAPEHAYPAGLTDCFDVVKWVYANAESIGVNREQIAVSGDSAGGNLATVCAMKDRDQGTDMIKYQALIYPTTNMAGTTTDDFEWTIDQYTINNHQELIMGGLMGMGGSTKMLEQVYVQGNEQVEHPYLSPLLAEDLSGMPEALVISAEYDYLRLENEAYARKLERAGVKTTCIQYSGMDHAFMDKMGQYPQAEDCMNEIAKGIKRVFAS, from the coding sequence ATGGTCAAGAACGAAGGGTATGAACAATGGGTCAAGTCCTTGCAGGAACGTACAGAAGTCGTGAATCGAGAAGGCTTGGAGGTCATCGTCAAGAAACTGCCGGATTCAGATAACGTCGGCGAGCTGGATCCCCGCGTCTTCCAGGTGAATGTGGAAGCTGCGAAGGCGAGGGAAGGATTCCAGTTCCCGGATCCGAGCCAGTTGGATATGGTAAGCTTCGCATTCATGATGCGCAAAATTATGGGCTGGGATAACTTCGATGTTACGACGTCAGACATTCGCACGGAAGCAAGAATGATTCCAGGAACAGATGTCGAAGTCCCGGTTCGGATCTATACGCCGGCATCTGCAGTTGGAAAGCTCGTGCCGGCCATGATCTTCTTCCATGGCGGCGGATTCATGGGCGGTACGCTCGATGTGGTCGAGAATCCATGCAAAGTGGTCGCAGAACGCGCGGAAGCGGTCGTTGTGAGCGTAGACTATCGACTTGCGCCTGAGCATGCATACCCTGCGGGCTTAACCGATTGCTTCGACGTCGTGAAGTGGGTCTATGCAAATGCGGAGTCGATCGGCGTCAATCGGGAGCAAATCGCGGTCAGCGGGGATAGCGCAGGAGGGAATCTAGCAACCGTCTGCGCGATGAAGGATCGGGATCAAGGCACGGACATGATTAAATACCAGGCATTAATATATCCAACGACGAATATGGCAGGCACGACGACAGATGACTTCGAATGGACGATTGATCAATATACGATCAACAATCATCAAGAATTGATTATGGGCGGATTGATGGGGATGGGCGGCTCGACTAAAATGCTGGAGCAGGTCTATGTTCAAGGCAACGAGCAGGTTGAACACCCGTACTTGTCGCCACTGCTAGCTGAAGATCTAAGCGGTATGCCGGAAGCCCTCGTCATCTCGGCGGAATACGATTATCTGCGTCTCGAGAACGAGGCTTATGCGAGAAAGCTGGAGCGCGCTGGCGTGAAGACGACATGCATACAGTACAGCGGCATGGACCACGCGTTTATGGATAAAATGGGGCAATACCCCCAAGCCGAGGATTGTATGAATGAGATTGCGAAAGGCATCAAACGCGTATTCGCATCCTAG
- a CDS encoding PP2C family protein-serine/threonine phosphatase, whose product MRWISAARSSAGGRSQNEDSLLEWIRDGKECYIVADGKGTHRGGEVVSSMVTSSFATAFAAAEPLNHASLTKVLLQTHDEVRRAQQGIPTLSQLSSTVVALCRQGEIVYWGHVGDSRLYHLREGRIIEHTRDHSVCQSLVDRGEIMLQDIRFHEDRSQLLCGIGMTGELHEEVLQKPCAVQPGDAFLLCSDGWWEYVIEPEMEIDYLKSQTPVEWLSRMEERIVKHAQVDHDNYSAIAVWVESEPTRE is encoded by the coding sequence TTGCGATGGATATCTGCAGCACGGTCGAGTGCGGGTGGAAGGTCACAGAATGAGGACAGCTTGTTGGAATGGATACGGGACGGCAAGGAATGCTATATCGTCGCCGATGGCAAGGGCACTCATCGTGGAGGTGAAGTGGTCTCTTCTATGGTGACGAGTTCATTTGCGACAGCGTTTGCTGCGGCTGAACCTCTAAACCATGCGAGTCTGACCAAGGTGCTGCTGCAAACGCATGACGAAGTGAGACGGGCACAGCAGGGCATTCCTACCTTGTCACAGCTGAGCTCGACGGTTGTAGCGCTGTGTCGGCAGGGTGAGATCGTGTACTGGGGCCACGTCGGCGACTCCAGATTGTACCATCTGCGCGAAGGGCGGATTATCGAGCACACACGGGATCATAGCGTATGCCAATCACTTGTGGATCGCGGCGAGATCATGCTGCAGGATATTCGGTTCCATGAGGATCGAAGCCAGCTTTTATGCGGCATCGGAATGACGGGCGAGCTGCATGAGGAAGTCTTGCAGAAGCCCTGTGCGGTACAGCCGGGTGATGCTTTTCTGCTCTGCTCGGACGGATGGTGGGAATATGTGATTGAACCGGAGATGGAAATTGACTATTTGAAGTCTCAGACACCAGTGGAATGGCTGTCGCGCATGGAAGAGCGAATCGTGAAGCATGCGCAGGTCGATCATGACAACTATTCAGCCATCGCTGTCTGGGTGGAATCGGAACCGACACGTGAATAA
- a CDS encoding formylglycine-generating enzyme family protein encodes MTGIKGACCSVRREAAGAEHHENAIFQTIPEGTRERKDCVDRSGMILLQGGEFLMGTNDAEGFLADGEGPVHTVKLDPFYIDACTVTNAEFRDFVQDTGYRTEAEQYGWSFVFYQFVSESVKQEVESAVQSVPWWLKVDGAYWAKPEGRDSSIEDRWDHPVVHVSWSDAQAYCSWAGKRLPTEAEWEYAARGGLVQRRYPWGDTLLVDGEHQCNIWQGPFPKINRASDGYAGTAPVRAFKPNGYGLYNTSGNVWEWCADWFRADTYQHSETMNPKGPAHGEARVIRGGSHMCHKSYCNRYRVAARSSNTPDSSTGHMGFRCAADV; translated from the coding sequence ATGACGGGAATAAAGGGCGCGTGCTGCTCTGTTCGAAGAGAGGCTGCAGGCGCGGAACATCATGAAAACGCTATATTCCAAACGATACCAGAGGGTACAAGGGAACGGAAGGACTGTGTGGATCGATCCGGGATGATTCTGCTGCAAGGCGGAGAGTTTCTTATGGGTACGAATGATGCAGAGGGATTCCTAGCAGACGGCGAAGGGCCCGTGCATACGGTGAAGCTGGACCCGTTCTATATCGATGCTTGTACGGTAACCAATGCCGAATTTCGGGATTTCGTGCAGGATACGGGGTACCGGACGGAAGCGGAACAGTATGGTTGGTCATTCGTATTCTATCAATTCGTATCGGAATCGGTGAAGCAAGAGGTTGAGAGTGCGGTGCAGTCTGTGCCGTGGTGGCTCAAAGTCGACGGTGCTTATTGGGCGAAGCCGGAAGGCCGGGATTCCTCGATAGAAGATCGATGGGATCATCCGGTTGTCCATGTATCGTGGAGCGATGCACAGGCCTATTGTTCATGGGCAGGCAAGCGTCTCCCAACGGAAGCCGAATGGGAGTATGCCGCTCGAGGAGGGCTTGTCCAGCGACGATACCCTTGGGGCGATACGCTGCTCGTGGATGGTGAGCATCAGTGCAACATCTGGCAGGGACCTTTCCCAAAGATCAACCGGGCTTCCGACGGATATGCGGGGACAGCACCTGTGCGTGCATTCAAGCCGAATGGATATGGGCTCTACAATACTTCAGGCAATGTGTGGGAGTGGTGTGCCGATTGGTTCCGGGCAGATACTTATCAGCATAGTGAGACGATGAATCCGAAGGGGCCAGCGCACGGAGAAGCCCGCGTTATTCGCGGCGGCTCACATATGTGCCACAAATCGTATTGCAACCGCTACCGTGTGGCTGCGCGCTCGTCGAATACACCGGACAGCTCGACGGGGCATATGGGCTTCCGTTGTGCCGCGGATGTCTAA
- a CDS encoding CPBP family intramembrane glutamic endopeptidase, with protein MRRFLILGKVLLALVLFMGLGGVASSLVLGTDASGSEWKLVIISALSMMIPAMLLFMAFERGKGWSIGLRQSSAVACALQGIGLGILLISIVAIAIWICGGVEFQSVHTDADTWTSVLAGVGLFTLVAISEEVFNRGYLQGLLQRQYGVAAGVVISSIIFALLHGANPGIWSTPFTMINIFLIGIFFALTRVMTGGLWLPIGFHLAWNFFQGNVYGFAVSGTETKPILSILVNGDSLISGGSFGVEGSILTTILMVLVCGICMKLYAQREQNIHVAS; from the coding sequence TTGCGTAGATTTCTGATTCTTGGCAAGGTACTCCTTGCGCTCGTACTCTTTATGGGTCTTGGCGGGGTAGCGAGCAGTCTAGTCTTGGGGACGGACGCGAGCGGCTCTGAGTGGAAGTTAGTCATTATTTCGGCGCTGAGCATGATGATTCCCGCAATGCTGTTGTTTATGGCGTTCGAGAGAGGGAAAGGATGGTCGATTGGATTGCGGCAATCGAGTGCGGTCGCATGTGCGCTACAAGGCATTGGACTTGGCATATTGCTCATCAGTATTGTGGCGATCGCGATTTGGATCTGTGGCGGCGTGGAATTTCAATCGGTACATACAGATGCGGATACATGGACTTCTGTTCTTGCAGGGGTAGGGTTGTTCACCTTGGTCGCGATCAGTGAAGAAGTGTTCAATCGAGGGTACTTGCAAGGTCTGCTACAACGGCAATATGGTGTAGCTGCGGGAGTTGTCATTTCTTCGATCATCTTTGCGCTTCTGCACGGGGCGAATCCGGGGATCTGGAGTACGCCGTTTACAATGATCAATATATTTCTGATTGGTATTTTCTTTGCGTTAACGCGGGTTATGACAGGCGGATTATGGCTCCCGATCGGATTCCATCTCGCATGGAACTTCTTTCAGGGGAACGTGTATGGCTTTGCGGTATCCGGTACAGAGACGAAGCCCATTCTGTCCATCCTCGTAAATGGCGATTCCCTTATATCTGGCGGTTCATTTGGCGTCGAGGGAAGTATTCTAACGACCATCCTCATGGTCCTTGTCTGCGGAATTTGCATGAAGTTATATGCGCAGCGCGAGCAGAACATTCACGTTGCATCCTAA
- a CDS encoding P-loop NTPase family protein, with product MKIVIIGSSGSGKSTFARELGQIMNLPVHYLDLYYWQAGWVPTPTEEFTALNRRLVAEEAWVIDGLYGKTLDIRLQAADVVFFFDLSPWITTYRVIKRRIQYHGKTRVDMNEGCPESIDWPFIRMGWNFRRDKRPGILAKLEAHAEHTKIIVVKSPREAKRMLHEVKSSGRDYFEREESFRSSF from the coding sequence ATGAAGATTGTGATTATTGGCTCCAGCGGCTCAGGAAAATCAACCTTCGCACGCGAGCTTGGCCAAATAATGAATCTGCCGGTTCATTATTTGGATTTGTATTATTGGCAGGCAGGCTGGGTGCCGACGCCAACCGAAGAGTTCACTGCGCTCAATCGAAGATTGGTTGCGGAGGAAGCGTGGGTCATAGACGGGTTGTACGGGAAGACATTAGACATCCGATTGCAAGCAGCGGATGTTGTTTTTTTCTTCGATCTATCTCCATGGATCACCACGTATCGGGTCATCAAACGAAGAATTCAATATCATGGGAAGACCCGGGTAGACATGAATGAAGGATGCCCCGAGTCGATCGATTGGCCCTTTATCCGAATGGGGTGGAATTTCCGCAGAGATAAACGACCCGGGATCCTTGCCAAACTTGAGGCGCATGCCGAGCACACCAAGATCATTGTGGTGAAGAGCCCAAGGGAAGCGAAGCGAATGTTGCATGAAGTGAAGTCCTCGGGCAGAGATTATTTTGAACGTGAGGAGTCATTTCGTTCATCGTTCTAA
- a CDS encoding Bcr/CflA family multidrug efflux MFS transporter, giving the protein MNNTAHETMIANAPRRLARLWIILLLGGLSAFAPLTIDMYLPALPELAQDYGTNASLAQMSLTACMFGISFGQLIIGPLSDLWGRRNPLLVGLIIYAAASIICVLAPSIESFIVLRFVQGVGGAAGIVISRAVVRDMYSGSEMTRFSAMLSLVNGVAPIIAPISGGQLLQFTSWRGVFIVLCAIGVLMFLGVIFGLRETLPPNRRMKGGITGTFRSFGSLFRDRVFMGYALAQGLVLGAMFAYISGSPFVLQEIYGVSPQMFSLIFAINGIGIILASQVTGRLAGRVSETKLLHYGLGQASIAGILLLVMILLDLGLMGLLIPLFFVVSSVGIVSTATFTLAMQNQGKAAGSASALIGLMSTVFGGIMAPLVGIAGSHTAVPMGLIIAILGLLAVLCYVVMVRGAKQAAATTKSS; this is encoded by the coding sequence ATGAATAATACGGCACATGAGACGATGATTGCTAACGCACCTCGTCGTCTCGCAAGACTATGGATCATTCTGCTGCTTGGAGGACTATCCGCCTTCGCGCCGCTTACGATTGATATGTATTTGCCTGCGCTGCCGGAGCTTGCGCAGGATTATGGTACGAACGCGTCACTCGCGCAAATGAGCTTAACGGCTTGCATGTTCGGTATTTCCTTCGGCCAGTTGATTATTGGCCCTTTAAGCGACCTATGGGGGCGCCGGAATCCTTTGCTGGTGGGGCTCATCATTTATGCTGCGGCATCGATCATCTGCGTACTCGCGCCATCCATTGAATCGTTCATCGTGCTTCGGTTCGTTCAAGGGGTGGGCGGAGCGGCGGGAATTGTTATCTCGCGTGCAGTGGTTCGAGACATGTACTCAGGCTCTGAGATGACAAGGTTCTCTGCCATGCTGTCGCTCGTGAATGGGGTAGCGCCGATCATTGCGCCGATCTCGGGCGGACAATTGCTGCAGTTCACCTCATGGCGCGGTGTGTTTATCGTGCTATGCGCAATCGGCGTGCTGATGTTCCTCGGCGTGATCTTCGGACTGAGGGAGACATTGCCGCCGAACCGTCGGATGAAAGGCGGTATCACGGGCACATTTCGTTCGTTCGGTTCCTTGTTCCGAGACCGTGTATTCATGGGTTATGCCTTAGCACAGGGGCTCGTGTTGGGTGCGATGTTCGCGTATATCTCGGGTTCGCCATTTGTCTTGCAAGAAATTTATGGCGTGTCGCCGCAAATGTTCAGCTTGATCTTCGCGATCAACGGCATAGGCATCATCCTGGCGAGCCAAGTCACTGGACGACTCGCAGGACGGGTGAGTGAGACGAAGCTGCTGCACTATGGCTTAGGACAAGCGAGCATTGCAGGCATCCTGCTGCTCGTTATGATTCTGCTTGATCTTGGATTGATGGGTCTCCTCATTCCGCTATTCTTCGTCGTATCTAGTGTTGGGATCGTCTCGACGGCGACCTTCACCCTTGCGATGCAGAATCAAGGCAAGGCTGCCGGCAGCGCGTCGGCTTTGATCGGACTGATGTCGACTGTATTCGGCGGCATCATGGCGCCGCTCGTCGGCATTGCAGGAAGCCATACGGCGGTGCCGATGGGCCTGATTATCGCGATCCTCGGCTTGCTTGCTGTGTTATGTTATGTCGTGATGGTGCGCGGCGCGAAGCAGGCGGCAGCGACGACGAAATCGTCCTAA
- a CDS encoding alpha/beta-type small acid-soluble spore protein, producing MARNRKLVPEAQLALAQMKMEIAQELGISLPADGYYGKMSTKDIGTIGGGMTKRLVQMGLQLSHR from the coding sequence ATGGCGAGAAACAGAAAATTGGTACCCGAAGCACAGCTCGCGCTAGCCCAAATGAAAATGGAGATCGCGCAGGAACTCGGCATTTCGCTGCCTGCAGACGGTTATTACGGCAAGATGTCGACGAAGGATATCGGCACGATCGGCGGGGGGATGACGAAGCGGCTGGTTCAGATGGGATTGCAGCTGTCACATCGATAG
- a CDS encoding MFS transporter, which translates to MRVFAFASYVLYFLAGLVITTIGSVMPQLLAHYNQSYTVGGQMVFVSAVGFIAGVPISAVLMRLLRKEKYVIALAAFVIAVAQFSIWTLPSFEWVIVLNFLNSIGASAIEVIVATLMMEVFVGRRAVVMSYLEVSFGVGALCMPLIASVLIANDVWSYAFFVTACLGLVMAILWCVIHFSKEGVDVSESLDASIDPPPSFSSKRMKQTILLAFVLMIFMYSGMEGSLNNFMSSIFITHLGATPYSASLSIGIYWIAMVIGRAATGWIIRKVNYAQFLRWSMLGTLAALIIFMMWREAVVGYVLVMLMGLTMSGVYSITMVYANHTFPGMARLVTSLITAFAGFGAAVFPALIGYAMDHTGTASAIGYIAVFAVVYLVMLLGVGRFYHRQSTLVTQESSA; encoded by the coding sequence ATGAGAGTCTTTGCATTTGCTTCGTACGTACTATATTTTCTGGCAGGGCTCGTCATTACGACGATCGGTTCGGTCATGCCGCAATTGCTCGCCCATTATAACCAATCGTATACCGTCGGTGGACAGATGGTATTCGTTAGCGCCGTTGGATTTATCGCAGGGGTGCCGATCTCTGCTGTGCTGATGCGCCTGCTCCGCAAGGAGAAGTACGTGATCGCGCTCGCCGCATTTGTAATTGCTGTTGCGCAGTTTAGCATTTGGACGCTTCCATCCTTCGAATGGGTGATCGTCTTGAATTTCTTGAATAGTATCGGTGCATCGGCGATTGAAGTGATCGTCGCGACACTGATGATGGAGGTATTCGTTGGCCGGCGTGCGGTTGTAATGAGCTATCTCGAGGTTTCGTTTGGGGTGGGGGCGTTATGCATGCCGTTGATTGCGAGTGTCCTCATCGCGAATGATGTGTGGTCTTATGCCTTTTTCGTCACGGCCTGCTTAGGTCTTGTGATGGCGATTCTATGGTGCGTGATTCACTTCTCGAAGGAAGGAGTCGATGTATCGGAATCGTTGGATGCCAGCATTGATCCGCCGCCTTCCTTCTCGAGCAAGCGGATGAAGCAGACGATCCTCCTCGCCTTTGTCTTGATGATCTTCATGTATAGCGGTATGGAGGGAAGTCTGAATAATTTCATGTCATCCATCTTCATTACACATCTAGGAGCAACGCCATATTCTGCTTCGCTTAGCATCGGAATATATTGGATTGCCATGGTGATTGGCAGAGCGGCGACGGGGTGGATTATTCGTAAAGTTAATTACGCGCAATTCCTGCGTTGGAGCATGCTCGGGACGCTAGCGGCCCTCATCATCTTCATGATGTGGCGAGAAGCGGTTGTGGGCTACGTGCTTGTGATGCTGATGGGACTAACCATGTCGGGGGTCTATTCGATTACGATGGTGTATGCGAATCATACGTTCCCGGGGATGGCACGGCTGGTCACAAGTCTCATTACCGCCTTCGCAGGATTCGGGGCAGCGGTGTTCCCGGCCTTGATCGGGTATGCCATGGACCATACCGGAACGGCCTCTGCGATCGGGTATATTGCCGTATTCGCTGTGGTCTATCTCGTGATGTTGCTAGGGGTAGGGCGATTCTATCATAGGCAATCCACCCTGGTGACGCAGGAATCGAGTGCATAA